GTGATGAGTGATTCTATGGGGCCTAGAAGGGAGCTGAGTATGGTGGCGAAGAAGATGGATCCAGAACAAATAATACAAGAGTTCCTTCATAGTAGGCTTCGATCTATTAGTCCTAAAGGCCGAGAGAAGTTCAGGAAGGCAATCATTCAATTTTGGGAAGACTTTGCTGTGCTTAAAAGAAAAGTAACAGAGTCGGTACTCCATTATAAGGGGGAGATGGAATTAGAGAAGGAAAGTAGACCTATGTTTGCCCGTGTCTATTGCAGAAAAAGGAAATCATTTGGTCATGAGCGTATGAACCATTTCAATGAAGAAAATTATTCTCCTGAGCTCGAGGAGGATGATGAGGATCCGAAGGAGTTCGAGTTTCGAGATTTGAGCTCGGATGATGAGGAGTCTGAAGGGGAAGGAGAGGATTCAATAccagaagaaggagaagaaactGATGATATTATATGCAACATTAATGAGTTGTGGAGGGTGGAGGCTGAAGTTTTTTCGAGGCAGGGACTAGAGGAGATGAGACTAGTTGATGGGAGTGATGATAAGCTAGATGAACTAGAAAAGGAAGAAGGGAGGGAAGCAGATGAGATCATGATTGAGGCAACTTCTTGGTCAAATATTGTTGAATCCATGGCTGAGATGGGTATGGAAATTACACAAGAAAACGAAGATAGTGATCAGAAGACAGAAGAGGTCAAGAAGGCTAGGAAGAAATGcagagaattgaacaaactTACTTTCAACGTAAATTATGAGAAGAGTTATAATAAACCAGGGCCACCAAACGGTTCATTATGAAGATTCTCACTTGGAACATCAGAGGCAGCGGGGACAAAGGAAAGAGAACAGCTATCAAAGCTACAATTTGCAAAGCTAATCCAGATTTGGTAATCTTACAAGAAGTGAAAAGAGCAACAGTGGATAGAAGGTTCATTGGAAGCATATGGAGGTCCAGATTCAAAGCGTGGATTCTTATTCCAGCCATAGGGAGATCGGGGGGAACGTTACTGATTTGGGACACTAGAACCATCTCGGTACTAGACTCTTTGGTTGGTGAATTCTCAATCTCAGTTTTGATTAATGCAGAAGGTAAAGAGCCCTGGTGGTTTTCGGGAGTGTATGGTCCGTGTTCGTATAAACTTAGACCTGAGTTCTGGGATGAATTAGCAGGTTTAAGTTCAATATGTGGAAAGTCGTGGTGTGTGGCGGGAGACTTTAATGTGACCAGAAGAGTAGGGGAGAAATTAAACAGTAGCTCGTTTACGAGGAGTATGAAGTTGTTTGATGGCCTGATCCGGGAATTACAGTTGATCGATCCTAAGCTTGAGAACGGAAGCTTTACTTGGTCGAATTTCAGAGCATCCCCTGTTTGCAGCAGACTGGACAGATTTCTCTTCACTAACAATTGGAATATCATTTTTCCGTTTGTGAGACAAGAATTGTTGGTGAGGATAGTGTCGGACCATAGCCCTGTTGTGATCGATTCAAATCCTCCAAAGTGGGGGCCCGGACCTTTCAGGTTTGATAATCATTGGCTGGATCACAAGTCCTTCTCCAAATGTTTCGAAAGATGGTGGAAGGAGGAAATTAATGACGGGTGGCCAGGCACAAAGtttatgaagaaactgaaaATACTTCAAGGGAAGGTGAAGGAGTGGAGTAAGTCCACGTTCGGACAAAATAGGGCCAAGAAGATTGCGTTGGAAGGAAGATTGGGGGTGTTAGACAAACTAGAAGGAACCTCGTTCTGGAACCAATCGTTACTTGACGAAAGAAGGAAATTAAAAGAGGAGTGGAAGTGGTTGaattttgaagaagaaagaggtaCTTGGCTGAAATCTAAGTGCAAATGGGCAAGAGAAGGAGATGCAAACTCAAGATTCTTCCATAATTTATTAAATGCAAGGAAGGCCAGGAATACCATCTCGAGAATTGAAAGAGAAAATGGGGACATCATTGATAATGAGAAGGAAATTGCTGAGGAGCTAATcgcttttttttcaaaactctaTACTTCAGAGGCAAGAATGGGGTCCGGGATTGAAGGTATTGAGTGGCAACAGATAGCGGAATCTTCAGCCGGGCAACTAGAATGCccttttgaagaagaagaagtcagAAACATTGTCTTTAGTTGTGAAGGAAATAAAGCCCCGGGGCCGGACGGCTTTAGTCTGGCGGTCCTCCAACATAATTGGGAGACGATTAAGCATGACCTCATGGAAGTGTTTACGGCTTTTCATAGAGAGGGAAGAATTGAGGGCAGTATCAATGACACGTTTATATGTCTGATCCCTAAAAGATTAAATAGCTGCAAAGTCAAAGATTTTAGACCTATCAGCCTCATCACAAGCGTGTATAAAATCATTGCCAAGACTCTTGCCACTAGGCTTCGCGGTGTTTTGGGAGAGACTATTTCCGAAACCCAATCGGCTTTCGTGGAAGGGAGACAGATCCTAGACTCGGTTCTAATGGCAAATGAAGCAGTTGAGGACTATAGGAGTCGTGGTAGAAAAGGGTTCGTGCTCAAGATCGACTTTGAAAAAGCATATGATCGTGTTGATTGGGGATTCTTAGATATGGTTCTGAGGAAAAAAGGTTTTGGGGAGCGGTGGAGAAAATGGATACGAGGATGTGTCTCGTCAACTTCATTCTCCATATTCATTAATGGTAGGGTAAGAGGCAAGTTCAATGGCTCTAGGGGTTTAAGACAAGGAGACCCCCTCTCACCGTTTCTTTTCACAATGATTGCTGATGTTCTTGGAAGAATGGTGGACAAGGCAATAGAGACAGAATCTTTGACGGGGTTCCAGATAGGTAAAGACGATATTCGGCTTAGTCATCTACAATTTGCGGATGACACTCTTTTCTTTGTAAAAGATGAGGTTTCTCTCCAGAAGCTGGTTAAGGTTGTTAAAGCATTCTGTGGAATCTCGGGACTAAAAGTAAACTTGAATAAAAGTCAGCTGCTAGGCATCTGTATGAATGAGGAAGCAGTGGCCCAAAGTGCGATTCTTATTGGGTGTGAGGTGGGTAGGTGGCCTATGACCTATTTGGGAATGTCGCTTGGTGGTTCTCCAAGGAAGAGATCTTTTTGGGAGCCTGTTTTGGATAAATGTGCTAAAAGGATGGATGGATGGAAATGCTCTTTCCTCTCTAGAGGAGGTAGGCTGACTCTCATTCAGTCTGTCCTCTCCTCACTTCCAATTTACTATCTGTCTTTATTCAAAGCTCCAAAAGTGGTCTTAAAGGAACTAGAAAAAATGATGAGAGAATTCTTTTGGGAAGGAGGAGATTTAGCAGGAGGGGATCATTTGGTGGCTTGGGATGAAGTGTGTAAACCTAGAGCGGAGGGTGGCTTAGCAATCGGAAAACTAGATATGCGGAACAAAGGATTGCTTATGAAATGGCTATGGAGATTCCCTCTAGAACCGAACTCTCTGTGGCACAAAGTCATTAAAAGTCGATATGGCAAAGCAGACAATTTCTGGGATACAAAACAGGGGGTTAGAATATCCCCAAGAGGACCATGGAAGGATATCTCAGATCTTTACGATGAATATGGGAAGTTGGTAAAGTTTAAAGTAGGAAATGGGGAACGTATTCGCTTCTGGGAAGACGAGTGGGTTGGGGGTTCTTCACTGAGGGATCAATTTCCAAATTTAGCTGTGATATCTAGGGCAAAGAATGTAAGTATTCAGGAGATGATCACCGATGAGGGCGAGGTTGGAGATTGTGTGGCGAGCTGGGATCTTAATTTCAGAAGAAACATTATGGATAGAGAGATTCCGAGCTTGACACAATTATTACAAAAGCTGGAACACGTCAGAGTACTTAACATTCTTGAAGATAGCCGGACTTGGTTACCAGACTCTTGTGGGATTTTCTCTTCTAAATCAGCGTTCAGCTGGTTTACCTCAACCGAAAACTTTGATGAGTTGTTCTGGACTAAAATACTATGGAAAAGCAGAGGTCCTTCCAAAGTCAAAGTGTTTGGTTGGTTGGTGGCTCTAGATAAATTGAACGTTCATGCTAGACTGCAAAAAAAGCGCCCATTTATGAGCATATCACCTGGATGGTGTGTTTGCTGCAAGATAAGTGGGGAAGACAACGCACACTTGTTCTTAAGATGCCGCCTTGCAAGTTCTTTATGGATAATGCTGATGAATGAATTTCAGATTCAATGGGCTATGCCTTCCTCGGTTGATTACATGTTAGTAAGTAAGGTTGGAGGCAGTAAACGGAGCACAAGTTTATGGAGAACGACGGTATTGTCTGTTCTCTGGGTTGTTTGGTTAGAACGAAATAATAGAATCTTTGAAGGGTCGGAAAGCTCAATTGAGACCCTATGGGATAAAATCAAATTCTGGACAGCTTCATGGGTGTACAAGACTAAGCACTTCGAAAATATTTCATTCTTAGACCTAATCAGAGATTGGAGAACTCTGTTGTAAGCTGCTCTGGTGCAGCCCCAAAGGCACCTATTCTGGGACGGTGTCAGCTTTGCGTCTGTACCCTAGGGTGTTAgaagttttatttgtttagaTAGGGCAGAGTGGTTTGTGTCAGGTTCCCTAGCTTTGGTTAAAGATGTGGATCTTGCTCTATTTTTTGTAACCACGGTATTCCTCCGCCACAAGTGAGGACTTTTATCCATTTAGGGGTTGGGGCTAGTCTGAGACAATGGCCTCCGtctctttttttcaaaaaaatactaAACCAGCATAGAACTGCATGTCATGGTAGGATAGGAAGCTGCACTATGTCAAAGGAAATGAAACTCACTCGTCCTTGCTCAACATGACAAAACTTCAAAGGAACTCCTCCACATTTTCTCTCCATGCGTTGAAGTTCGGGTTTGGATGGCGGATAGCCACTGGTAAAGCAGAGCACAAAGCTTGGAGCACCAGGTGAAGACTTTCTAAACTTGGTATTTGGGAGATAAACATCAAATACTGGTTTAACTTGGTCAACCTGCAACCTACTAAACATTCCTAGAACAGAGATTTCGTCTTCGGATTTCAAATCCACTACAGTTTCTGAAAAGCACTGTGAAGGAAAAGATTCAGCATTGCTCTTAACATGTTTAAGAGACCGGGGGATACCATATCGCCCCAAAATGTAACCAAGTGATTTCAGCTGTTTGTAGGCCTGAAAAAGCTCCCAAGAACATCCATTCTTTTCATTTGAAAGATTCATATATATCTCCTCCATAGAAATACTTGCACCAGCATCATCCATCAGAAGGAAAGACCCCAGTTCGGCCATAAACAAAACTTCTTCAATTGAGCAATAGATTTTGCCACAACGGACTATGCCTGTTGTCCTCCACATTGTACCCTTATGAACTTCAATCTCAGCCATTCCCATCTTTTTAATCCAACGACCCTTTGATAAAACTTTCCTAGGCTGTAACTTAGACACTGGTACAGAAGCATAGCAATATTCCTCATCATCATCCTCAGAATCTTTACTAAATCTTTCATCATTACTTTCCTCTTCTAAGTAAATTTCCTTTGTAGTTCCTTCCATCTTCAAAGTAGCTTCAAAATCAAATCATAGATCTTGCCAAGTCCAGTCCAGTCAACACTCTTTAGCTATTGAATTAGAGAGAGATTTCACACTATGTTATGAATATTCCCACACCGAAATCTCCAATAAACCTTCACAGATTCCTCAGATTTAGATGAAACTTGTTGAGCAACTTTTCTTGAGCCTTTTGCACCAGCTTCCTAGCTTGCAAAATCAGCAACGAGAGAGAGGGCACTGCAGCCTGCCCTGAGCTGCTGAGTGTTCGTTGTTGTCGAGGTTGGGTGGGCCGTTGCAGCCGGCGGTGTCAGAGAAACTGAGAGAGAGGGATATCGAGAGAGTAAGAGTGAGGGACTGAGTGACGGAGAGAGACAGACTAGGGGCTGTTTTACCTAATCTAAAGTATACATGATAAACATAAAACAACAGTGTTCTACTTTACACCTTATAAAATGTCAATATGATATACCAACAAAAATTCAGCAAAAATGAGTCTTTCCTGCATTCAAATCAATCCACAGTTAAATTTTCATACATTCTTTAACTTCCCCTTCAATGATAACAACAAATAGCTTGTGTAGTTTTCAGCTCACAATTTATAATTAACTACTACAATCAATTATATATCAAACTTTGTTTCATTTCAAATTTGAATGTAACCTAACGCTATTAAAATACATTAGCAGGACTTCCCTTGAAACCCAGTCAGTTGAGCAAAGTGGCTCTTAAATGTTATCCTGGGATCATGATTTCCCAATCATTTCACAAGAAATGTCTCAGAAAATGTTTCAGAGATATATTTACAAACATATACTGAGCAATAGCATCATATTAAGTaaattttctatcaagaaatgTCTCAGAGAATGTTTCAGAGATATATTTACACAAAGTTTCGAGTACTATTCATATAAAATGTATTGAAGCTCAAAAACATATACACAGtaaagaataaaaagaaaattcagAGGAGACGAAGGAAAAGAAATGGCCTTACCCGATTGAAAATCAGGTGCCGGCGGTCAAGGTGGCGGAGGAGTACAGCGGCGGATCTGGGATTGGAGGCAGCCGAGAATCCCGTTTTCTCAAACCGTTGGAAATCTGTGGCGGCACAAAACTTGGGACTAAGTTTAACTGCTTACCCGCACCGCATATATAGTCGACCCGATTCGACCCGACCCAGAAAGAAGGATTCCCTTTcttttgggaaatttgattttctatgcttaaAAAATCCTAAAATTATATCCCTAAACCTAAATGTTATACCATAGGCAATATATGACTACTTTTGCTTTATCTCCATAATACCCCTCACATTTGAACcacttgagtttttttttttttttttttttttttttttttttttttttttttttcggtttgAGAGAGACGAAGAAAGAGgggttgggtccgatggtcggaccatgggtccgattggtcggaccccatggtccgaccatcagaccactagaaatttttttttttttttttttttttcggtttgACGGAGACAAAGGGGTTGggtcgatggtcggaccatggggtccgatgggtcggacccatcggaccccatggtccgaccatcgaacCACCggagtttttctttttcttttttttttttttcaatttgacagagacaaagagagagaggggctggTGCACGGAGAGAGGGGGGCTATGGGGGCCGGTGCGCCGTGCACCGTCACCGTCGGTTGAGGCTTCGGGGTTGAGGCTTCGCGACGGAGAGAGGGGGCTGGGTGGGTTAAGCCTTCGGGTccgagagagacgaagagagagggGGCTGGGTGGGTTAAGGCTTCGGGTCCGACAGAGGGGGCTGGGTGGTCCTCGTCGTCGTCGTTGGAGGTGGTGcaggaggtggtggaggtgttttggccgaaagagagagacaaTTGCTTTGGTTCAAATGTGAGGGGTATTATAGGGATAAAGCAAAAGTAGTCATATATTGCCTATGTTATAACATTTAGGTTTAGGAATATAATTTTAGGATTTTttaagcatagaaaatcaaatttcccttgatGTGGTCGGGTCCGTCTTTTGGCTAAGAAATTGAAATCGAATTAATAAAAGCTTCCTTGCTTCATCAATGGCGTCGAACAGCAGAGAAGCTCGGAGAAGGAGGATTTTGGAGCGAGGGTCCGACCGTCTTGCTCTCATCACAGGCCAAATCGATAACCTTCCTGAACCTGATCCTTCTCCTTCTCCTTCTCTCCATACTCTTAATCAAGATACACAGCCTGTGCCTGTGCTTTCCCACCACGACTATCATTCTCGTCCAATTGATTCAATCAACGGtacctctctctctccttctccTTATCTCCatattcttaatcatgatacatACATGAATATGTTATTTTGGACATGGTACTGCAGTGAATTATTCGAAAACCTATAATTGCAAATTCGATTTGGGGATTTTCATTATGCTTTAATTTCAACTTTCTCCATGTCATCTGAGGTGCCAATCTGAAGATGTGTTTTTCGGACATTATAGTGATTTCTAGGTCTAATTATTCCTGAGTTACTGGGGCTTCTTTCATATTCACATTTTGGAAGCTTTTTATGGTTTTGATTCCTTAAAGATTGttcttttatttggttgtaaccATTGTCAAATCTTGAAAACTTTGTTTGTTCTCCTTGCTATGAAAAATAACAATGAACTGGAATTTTGTCTTACTTACTGATTCGCAGATTCTTCTCATGGAGAGGACAGAAAATCTAACCCTGTGTTGCCCAAAGACAATCACAGCACTGACTTTTCTGTCCCAACTAAGGATGATTTTGATGGAAGCAGTTTGATGCCTATGTTGAGTAAATTGCAGACCAAATTTGAACCTAGAAGAAGCCAGAACTCAGCTTCAGAAGACAGCTTGTCAAATTCATCTTTGGTCTCTTCAAGGGATCCAAGTGCTTCAGTTTCTGATTTGGCTACAGAAACAAAGGTGGAATCTCAGACACAGAAGAAATACAGGTTTTTTACTCCAAATCAAATTACTTCTGCCCTTGCAGCCACAGAGCTTACTCGCCTTTTTTGTTCAATAGCATTAGCCCTTTTTGTTGTTCTATCATATTTTGGGTTTCCTATACTAGGCAGCAAGTTCATAAAGAGCATTATAATAAGCTTCAGGCCTCTCTATCTAGTTTTGCTTACAAATGCAACGGTTGTGCTTGCACAACTTCTTCAAATACAAGGAACTAGAAGAGAAAATAACACCCCATCGGCCGATGTAAATGATTTGGCTACACAATTAGGTAATACTTTAGAGATAGGTTTGATGATTAAGAAGGGAGCTGATACTGTATTCATGACTTGTGCTGTTTATGCAGTTATTGTGGTGTGTGGTGTTTCTTTTGCTCAGaaatttgaatagaaaattGTCTTTAGAATTAAGTCATGTTCTTGTATGTATTGTTTCTTAGGGAAACATTCTTGTCCTGAAAAATTCCTTAAAACATTTTGGTGGAATCAATTTGGCTTCTGTTCTTTTGATTCGTAATTTCTTTTCGGTTTATGCTTACAATTTAATTCAGGTTTGTATACTGAAAAACCTATGTTCTGAGAAGGTTAGATCAGTTTAGAGGATATGATCTTTAACTATAAAAATGGTGCAGTGAAGGAGGAGTTGAAAATTTTGTTACACTTGCACTTCTAAGCTTGAGGATATTTTATTGCTTTTCTTAAAAGATTTCCATTACATCCTCCTCCGTAAGGTTCTTATCTGAAATGAACACAACACATCTAACATTTTTGGTAGAGAGGAGAGATGGATGAAGGGAGAGAGATAGAGGTATTGATTAAAgctatttttacaaaacactcTTAATTTCTTTGTTTATTAAGAGTGAGAGGAGAGATTCCCTCCAACAAATAACTATCCTCTTCACCTCACCTACTACTAAACATAGATAATATCTTATGATTTCAAATCATCACTAGACACAAACTCTTTGATTATGTTGTTCACTAACATTGAAATAACATCattagaataaaataattaatggataaaaggaataaaataatatcatTGTGATTTATACATGTATTGCTTAATGGTGGACTTAAGTGAAacattttaagttttaaaatgtAAACCAATTAGAAGAAAAGCTATCTTGTAAATTTTTTCCctctttttctaaaaaataaaaaggattTTCATTGAAAAACAATAAGCTAAACAGCAATAACGAAATTATTGAAATGAAgtagttttcattttttagcATCAacatacgaaaaaaaaaaaaaaccaagatTAGTAGGCACAGACAGTAGTAGTAGCAACTCAAATCAGAATTCCTAGCAGAAAAGCATAAGGCTTGGAAAAGTTTCACTAATTTCAAAAGTTGAAAGCACAAATTGACTTGTTTTTCTCTATTCCCATCTTGTTCTTTGTTTTCTCTAGTACTAAGCTATGCAAGTATTGAGCATTTGCAGATCCTGTGCTCTGAACCATTCTTGAGAATGCACTTTCTTCGTTCGACAACAATGCTTCTGGGGAATCGTATTCGAGAACCTAAAAATGTTAACAATGCCATAATGAAACTTAATACAATTTGGGAAAAAATTAACTTACATATTActtgcaagaaaaaaaatttgtagAGTTTGATTTACCTGACCAGCATCAAGTACAAGTACTCGATCACTGTCCATTATTGTGTTTAGCCTGTGAGCAATAATCAACATTGTACAGGACTTGAATTCTTCGCGAATTGTTTTCTGGATAAGAGCATCAGTTTTGACGTCTACAGCTGATGTCGCTTCATCAAGAACAAGTACCTTTGATCTTCGTAGCAATACTCGAGCAAGACTAAGTAATTGCCTTTGTCCAACACTAAAATTCTTTCCTCCTTCAACAACCTAGACACAAACAGATGTAAGTTATTACCTTTTATCGACTTTTCATCTATCTTTAGTTGATATAAGCATCAAGTATTCAAGTTACAACAAAATATAGAACTAAAAATACTTTACAACTCTCATGTTAATTAAGTTTGTAACCATATAAATTGTAATCTTGTTCTAAACCAAGTAAACTCTTGTGCTGTTTTTTCTTTGGAGCTTTTTGTGGTTAAACTCTTCCAACTGTCGTTTCATTTGCATTTGACCCTCTAAGCTCAAATTTTGGCAGTAAAACTTTCCAAACTATTGAActagtagcaaatttaaaatacCATTCGGTTAACTGTCACTATGGGCTGCTTATGTGTACACTCTTATACACATGACACGTATATAATGGtacacttaatattattatttaaaaattattttaaaaattaaataaaattataaaaataaaaataaaatatttaaaaaaataaaaaaatatatattataaattttgaaataatttttatatttttaaaataagaatattaggtgtatgaattttaatttgacacataTACAAAACTGTACACATAAGCAGTCTATATTGGCAATTAATGGTAAAAATTGGATGACACTTTAAATTTGCAAGCACTTCAGTAGTGTAGAGAGTTTTACCGTCAAAATTTGAACATAAAAGGTTAAGTGCAAGTGTAGTGATAGTTAAAAGGGTTTAACCGcaaaaaactcttttctttgtGTGTGTGTCCCTATTATATACCTTTGAATCCAAACCAAAAGGTTTCCTCTCGATAACATCCTTAAGGTGTGCTCTTTCTAATGCCGCCCAAAGTGCATTATCACCATGCTCACCAAAAGGATCAAGATTAAACCGTACAGTTCCTGCaaagaaaaaatgaaaattaactACAACTTTTTAGTCCTAGTGTTAGTTTTTTTCTTGTGCTCTTTCATTCCCTCAATTCTTGAAAGAATGGCATATTGATATTTCTTCATGGGGATATATACATTGCATACCTGAGAAAATTACAGCTGATTGAGGTATAATGCTGAGGGCTTTTCTCAAATCTGTCAATCCAAACTTAGAAATATCATAACCATCTATTGAGATTCTTCCTTCTTCCATTTCAACTATCCGAAATAGTGCATTAAGCATGCTAGATTTCCCAGCACCAGTTCTTCCAACTATTCCAACCTTCTCACTTGGACAAATTTTAAAAGACAGTCCATGGAGAACTAAAGGAAGTCCAGGCCTGTAACGTAGGACAACATTCTCGAAACTAATACCTCCTAATGATGGCCATGTTGGTGGTGGTTGGTTGTTCTCGATTATATCTGGTGCCTCGTGTTGCAAATCAATATAAGTCCCAGCTCGCTCGACAGCATTTAAACTATTTTCAGCTCTACTAGCTACTCTCAATAAATTACTAAGAAGGTTTGTGATATTTAGAGTATAGCTGAGAAGTAAGCCCATTACTGATGCCAATTCAGCTTGGTTTTCTGCTCTTCCATTCTGCAAAACAGCAAAGCTTGCTGTGAACCAAATCATTATACCTCCTAATGTTTCCAATCTTAAGTAGAGCCAGCTAAGTGAATTCAGTTGTGCTAGAGTGAATCTTGTATTGTTGTCCACAAACTTTCCATTTACATAGGCGATTCGCTCATAAACTTTGTATGCACGAATAGTTGACAAACCATTTAATGCCTCTTTAAATTGTGCATAAACTGGAGATTTTGTAATGGAATCCAAGCGCTTCAGTTCACGAGCTGTGCTCTGCAGAAAAATCGTTTGGTTTCAGGAGATTCTTGTGAGAAGAAAGTGTGGAATGTGAATATGTGATACAATGCCAAGCATACCTGATAGTACAAATAGACCATATAGAACAAAATCATTAGGGGCATGATGGCCCAGAGAGATATTGTGCTCACAACTCCTATCAGTGCAAAAGTTGAAAGAAGCAGCCATATCTGACTCAGAAATGATTTCATATGATTTGCAATACTTTGATCTATACCCATAATATCTTTCGAAAACCTATTGATTATTCGTCCAGTTGGATTAGAGTGAAAGAAAAGCATTGGAGCTCTCAATATGGAATGTAACATAGTATTGTGCAATCTTTTGGCTGCATGAAGACTACATATGATCACTAAAATTGAGTTTGACAGTGTCATAGTCACCTGTTACAGTTAAACCATGTTGATTATATTATAAGCTAAATGAAATTTCTGTCAAGTATGTGCATCAATGATTCACCCACCTGGCCAAATGAAATAAGTGCATAAATGTAAATATAGAATTCAGGTTTATAACTTCTTGATTTGCTTTGATCTGTCCACAAACTTAGCCATGTGCTACTTGAAACTCGAAGAACTtccattaataaatagaaaattaagacCAAAATCAGCACCCAATATCCTCCTAGTGCATTTGTGTACCTGAAAATAGAGCCATAATCAAGtattgcaaaatacaaaaatattgaataaTTCCACTTAGTAAGGTGAGGGCGATCCTCCCCTAACAAGTCAATTTTGTTAAGTTGAATTATTGTATCAGAGGGAGCCTAATTTTGCAATGTTAGGGGTGTCCCTAATATCGATTTGTTCACAGTTATTTGGTATGGTCCATGCCATGCCTGAAGGGGCATATTAAAGTCTCGCGTTAGTTGGTGATATATACTCGAT
This region of Cannabis sativa cultivar Pink pepper isolate KNU-18-1 chromosome 7, ASM2916894v1, whole genome shotgun sequence genomic DNA includes:
- the LOC115697411 gene encoding uncharacterized protein LOC115697411 isoform X1 — protein: MEGTTKEIYLEEESNDERFSKDSEDDDEEYCYASVPVSKLQPRKVLSKGRWIKKMGMAEIEVHKGTMWRTTGIVRCGKIYCSIEEVLFMAELGSFLLMDDAGASISMEEIYMNLSNEKNGCSWELFQAYKQLKSLGYILGRYGIPRSLKHVKSNAESFPSQCFSETVVDLKSEDEISVLGMFSRLQVDQVKPVFDVYLPNTKFRKSSPGAPSFVLCFTSGYPPSKPELQRMERKCGGVPLKFCHVEQGRVSFISFDIVQLPILP
- the LOC115697410 gene encoding uncharacterized protein LOC115697410, which produces MASNSREARRRRILERGSDRLALITGQIDNLPEPDPSPSPSLHTLNQDTQPVPVLSHHDYHSRPIDSINDSSHGEDRKSNPVLPKDNHSTDFSVPTKDDFDGSSLMPMLSKLQTKFEPRRSQNSASEDSLSNSSLVSSRDPSASVSDLATETKVESQTQKKYRFFTPNQITSALAATELTRLFCSIALALFVVLSYFGFPILGSKFIKSIIISFRPLYLVLLTNATVVLAQLLQIQGTRRENNTPSADVNDLATQLGNTLEIGLMIKKGADTVFMTCAVYAVIVVCGVSFAQKFE